From the Deltaproteobacteria bacterium genome, the window ATTATAAAGATAGATAAAGCGGTGTATTCCCTCTTCAAAAACGCCGCTGCGCCTACACGAACAAGCCCGGCGATCTCCTGCATGCAGGGATTACCCATTGGTTGTTTCCTTACATAAGTGAAAATTATCCACGCAATAAACAAGCCTATGACACCTAACAACGGTGCATAAAATACCATGCTCTCCATTAACTCACCTCTCTTTGCTCATAAAAATATGATTAACATGAAAGCAGAGTATACTTAAGCATCCTCGATGAATCAAGAAAATTTTAACTCCCGTGATTGCCGTTTAGAAATTTCGCAAAAAGATTGTTAATGGCAGTGTTTTTGACAATTGTTTACTTCAATTGCAAGCAAATGACGAAGTTGTTTGGCTTGACAATTGTTTACTTCAATTGCAAGCAAATGACGAAGTTGTTTGGCTTGACAATTGTTTACTTCAATTGCAAGCAAATGACGAAGTTGTTTGGCTTGACAATTGTTTACTTCAATTGCAAGCAAATGACGAAGTTGTTTGGCTTGACAATTGTTTACTTCAATTGCAAGCAAATGACGAAGTTGTTTGGCTTGACAATTGTTTACTTCAATTGCAAGCAAATGACGAAGTTGTTTGCTTGAAAAATAATAAAAGTTTTTGTATTTTTGGGTTATGGTTAGTGTTATAATAGTTGCTGCTGGGATAGGACAGAGGTTTAGAGAAAAAAAGCAGTTTGTGAAAATTGAGTTAAAACCTCTCATTGCTTATACAGTAGATAGATTTAATAAGAATGAGAACATAGACGAAATAATAGTTGTAATTGGAGAAAGAGATAAAACTGTTATGCAACAGATCATAGAAAAATATGATTTCAATAAAGTAAGAAAAATAATTAGTGGGGGGAAAAGGAGGATTGATTCTGTTTATCAAGGAATAAAAGCTTGTTCGAAAGATACATCCGTGTGTCTTGTTCATGATGGTGTAAGACCAAATGTAAGCGAAAGAATAATAAATGAGATAGTAAAAAAGGCACAGAGAAATGCCGTTATTTGCGGTATAAAACCCAGGGATACAGTAAAAATGGTGGAAGGCAGTAAAATGCATACTTTAAATAGAAAATCGCTTATTTTATCCCAAACTCCGCAAGGTTTTCCCTTTAATTTGTTTTTGGCTGCTATAAAAAGAGCCATTGAACAAGATAAAGATTTCACTGATGATGCAGCTATATGGGAATGGTTTTATAATGGTGAAATAGACATAGTGGAGGGGGACAGGATGAACATAAAGATTACTTACAAAGAAGATATGGAATTGGAAAAATGTCTTTTAAAGTTGGTATAGGATTTGATGCCCACCAGTTCACTGAAGGAAGAAAATTAATCTTAGGTGGTGTACGGATAGATCACCCTTTGGGGCTTGATGGCTGGTCTGATGCTGATGTGTTGACACACGCTATCTGTGATGCACTACTGGGTGCAGCCGGAATGGATGATATTGGCACTCATTTTCCCAATGTTGAACAGTATAAAGATACATCCAGCGTGATGTTTCTTGAAGAGATAAGGAAAATGCTTGACAAAAAAGGATTCCATATATGCAATATAGATGCTACAATTATTGCTCAAGAACCTAAAATATCATTGTATAAAAAGGATATGAAAGAAAATATAGCTTATACTCTAAAAATAAAAATAGATCAGATTAACATAAAAGCAACAACAACGGATAAAATGGGTTTTACGGGAAGAGGTGAGGGTATAGCGGTCTTAGCTATAGTAGGACTGGGGATGTAATGCAGGGATTAGGGAGATTACTTATTTTTGTAGGTATTGTGGTTGTTGTTATAGGGTTTTTATTTGTCGTTTTTCCAAAGATACCATATATCGGTAAGTTACCTGGAGATATATATGTAAAAAAAGACAATTTCAGTTTCTACTTTCCGCTTGCAAGTTGCCTTATTTTAAGTATAATCGTTTCACTGATTTTGTATTTTCTGACTAAACATTAAGGAGGTGTATAGTGTTGCCAATTGCTTATGCGGCAGGGGAAGGGGCTCCTCAAGGGATGGGTTCTATAGCCGGTATTCTTCCCTTTGTGTTGATTATTGTAATATTTTATCTCTTTCTTATTCTCCCTCAGCAAAAACAGAGAAAGAAACACAAAGAATTTGTTGATTCATTGAAGAGAGGAGATAAAGTTATTGTCTCCAGCGGTATCTATGGCACAATCACAAAGATAGAAGAAAACACGGCTCATTTAGAAATAGCAGATGGAGTAAATATAAAGATTTTGAAGAACAATATTACATCTAAACTGTAAATGCAAAAGAGTGTTCTTGTCAGATTAATAATCATTGCTATTATTCTTATATTGTTTGTTGTTTATGCTATTCCTACTTTTGTAAAGAATAAGAGTTCTTTGCCTTCTTTTTTCCCAGAAAAAATAGTTCATTTAGGCCTGGATTTAAAAGGTGGAATGCACCTGGTTTTAGGTGTAGATACTGAAAAAGCAGTAGAGACCATTGTAGAAAGGGCGGCTCGTCAACTAAGAATACAATTAGATAAAGAAAAAATAGCCTATAATGAAGTAACACCCAAAAAAGCTGAAATAAGTATCAGCCTTATTGACCCCTTGGATAAGGGTAAATTGTTGGAATTGATAGATAGAAATTACCCCCATTATACGATAGTGAAAGAAACGTTACCTATTGTGATAAAATTAGATAAAAAGGCAGTGGCAAAGATCCATACTGATGTTGTAGAACAAGCATTAAGTATAATACGAAACAGGGTAGACCAGTTTGGCGTAGCTGAACCTACAATTTTGAAATATGGGAAAGACAATATTATCGTTGAACTTCCTGGTATTAAAAATCCTGCAAGAGCAGTGAGACTCATCGGCAAAATGGCAAGATTAGAGTTAAAACTCGTTGATGAAAAGGCAGATATAACAGAGGCCTTACAAGGAAATCTACCCGAAGATGATGAACTACTTTATCAGATAAAACGGGATCCATATACGGGGGAGACGGAAAAGATACCTATGGTGGTAAAGAGGGATACCATAATAAGCGGTGAGATGCTGAAAAGCGCGCGAGTAAGCTTCGGTCAAACCTTAAACCAACCTCATGTAACTTTTGATTTGAACTCTGAAGGGGCAGGCATCTTTGCGCAGTTTACAGGCAGTCATGTGGGCAAAAGATTAGCTATTGTATTGGATAATATTATTTATTCTGCACCTGTTATCCAGGAGCGCATTGGTGGAGGAACAGGGCAGATTACGGGGAGTTTTACCACCAAAGAGGCACATGATTTAGCTATTGTTTTGAGAAGTGGATCATTGCCAGCACCGGTAAATGTATTGGAAAACATTACTGTTGGTCCCTCGCTGGGGAAAGATTCTATAAAAAAAGGTGCAATGTCGGCTTTTGCAGGTGCTGTTTTAGTTGTTCTGTTCATGATCTTTTACTACCGTGCATCCGGTCTTCTGGCTGATTTTGCCCTTATCCTAAATATCATCATTATATTTGGCGCATTGGCTATGTTTGGTGCTACACTGACCTTGCCTGGATTGGCAGGAATTGCTTTAACTATCGGTATGGCTGTGGATGCAAATGTGCTTATATTTGAAAGAATAAGAGAGGAATTACGAATAGGCAGAGCTATACATGATGCTATAAATACCGGATATAAACGTGCCACCTTGACCATATTTGATGCTAATATTACAACCCTTATCGCAACATTGGTACTTTATCAATTTGGAACAGGCCCTATCAGAGGGTTTGCTGTTACCTTAAGTATCGGCATTATAGCCAATATGTTTACAGCTATTGTGGTAACCAAATTTATCTATGATATTGTGTTGATGAAATTCTCACCTAAGAAACTCAGCATATAGGAGGAGCAATGGAGTTTATAAGCCCTAAGGTGAATATAGATTTTGTGAAGAAAATGAAAATGGCAGCGGTGATTTCTTGTATCATCATAGTTATAGGTATAATCTCTTTAATTGCTCATGGTGGTCCCAGGTGGGGTATTGAATTCAAAGGGGGTACATCCATTCAGGTTTTATTTAAAAAACCTGTTTCTGCGGTTTCTTTAAGGATGAGTTTAAAAGAGGCAGGATTTCCTAAAACAAAGATTCAGAAAATTGGAAGGGGGAATGAATTCCTTATATATAGTGCAAAATCTTCATCTGGTGTAAAGAATGTTGCAGATGGGATAAAGCAGGCCTTGAAAAGTTCCTATGGAAGTGATTTTGAGATAAGAAAGGTAGATATAATAGGTCCAAAAATTAGCAAAGATTTAAAGAAAAAAGGTATTACGGCGATGGTTATAGCTGTTTTTGCTATACTCGTTTATGTGGGGTTGAGATTTCAATTCAGGTTTGCTACAGGAGCGGTTTTCGCTTTAATACATGATGTGCTGATCACTATTACCGTTCTTTCCTTATTTAATTTTGAGTTCACATTGGATATTATCGCTGCACTTTTAATGATCATAGGCTATTCTTTGAATGATACGATAGTGGTATTTGATAGGATTAGGGAAAGAGTGAGAATGGCAAAAAAGATATCCAAGAAACTGGCAATAAACAGAGGAATTAACGAGGTATTATCCAGGACAATTCTTACCTCTCTCACCACATTTTTTATTATACTCTGTCTTTTTTTCTTGGGCGGTGGAGTAATTCATGGCTTTGCTTTTGCCTTGCTTATCGGAATATTATCAGGAACATACTCCTCCATTTTTATTGCCAGCCCCATGCTTCTTGTATTCAAGGGCGAGCTTTTACCTCCTCCAAAGGAAATTAACCTGCAAGAGAAGTTTAAAGTTTCCCCTGATTGAAAAATTAGCGTCTTACCATCAGCGTTCCGCATTTAGGACACTTTATTTGATAACAAGGCGCGCCTCTTCCGTGAGGCATGCTGTATCCGCATTTTGGGCATACGCAGTTTCCACCTCCGCCCATTCCTCTTCCTCCACCCATTCCTTTACCGCCTTGTCCTGCTCCGCGACCTGTTCCGCGACCTGTTCCGCCGCCTTGTCCTTGCCCAAAGATTTGTGTCATAATCACTTTTCCTCACTTTTTTTTAGCTCGTCCAATCTTTTTTCTAAGCTTGTAATTTGTTCTCTTAATGCTTTAATTTCTCTTTCGACATAATCTCTCTCTTCCGCGCTTGAAGGTGGACGGTAAGGTGTAGGTGCGTTGTAGGGCGGGTAAAATGCTTCAGACCGTCTCCATCCGAATCCTCTGCCCCATCCTCTGCACGCAGAGAAACCAGGGCCACCAAAACCTGCGCAGTATCCTAACCCTCTTCCTGTTCTTGCTCCTAACCCTAAAGGGCCTGTTCTATCTCCACCTGGCATATCTAATACCTCCTTTTTTAAATAACTTTTTATAAGATATTCCTATTCAAATTTTTTCAAGTTACCCGCTTACTTCTTTTTCTTTAAGCTTTAATAACTTTTCCTTTAAAAACTGCACTTCTTTTTTTAATCTTTTCAATTCGTCATTTTCTGTGGTTTCAGATGGAATTTCTTTTGGAATAGCTTCTTGAGTAATATTCCCTTTCAAGTAGCTATTTAAAACATCTTTTACTTTACCATATACACCTATTACAGGTTTGACCCCAAGAGAGCTGAAGTACTCTTGTGCTTTCGGTCCCATGCCACCCGTAAAGATAACATTTGCTCTGTGCTGCGCAATGTAATTGGGCACATCACCCATCTGGTGGGAATCTAAAAACGGTGTTTCTTCCACTTTTACATCTTTTATTTTCTCTTCTTCCACCTCTACAAATGTGTAATAGGGACATCTCCCAAAATGATATGCTACCACACCATCCAACCCTTTTTCATCATCACAAGCAAAAGCCAAAATCATCTTTACCTCCTCTTAAAAATTGTCTTCTTTTTTTCTTTTTTCCTGCAATATCTCGTTTGCACAGGATAGCAGCTTAAATACATTATCTGTCCCTATTGACCATATATAACCATCTCTTTCTCTTTTTGCCATTACAATTCCTACATCATATAAAATACTCAAATGACGAGAAACAACCGAAGGATGGAGTCTTAAAAAATTAACAATTTCGTATGTATGTTTTTCCCCGCTCTTTAAAAACTGTATAATTCGCAAACGCTGGTCACTCGCCAATGCAAAAAATAGAACACCTCTTTGATCACGAGGAAAAACTAAATGGCAGCCGCCTCTCCGCATCTTTTCTCCTTTGCACAATTCTGCAATAATAATATAACAATATTGAAAATAGTCAAGTAATAATTAGAGGTAACTGTTAGAAAGAATAAAGAAGTCATTCCCCGAACAATCTTTTGCATGTTTATTACATCTTATATAAACAATTGACAGAGAAAAAATTCGTGCTAATCTATATATACATATTTTTGAGGAGGCTAAGATGAAGGAAAGGATCATGGATGAACTGAAAAAGGTTAAATTTCCTGAACATACAAAAGATGTTGTAAGTTTAGGTATAGTAGAGGATGTGGAGATAGGTGAGAATGGAGAAGTTACGGTAAAAGGCTCATTAGGCATAGAAGATGAAATAACCTCACAAAAACTAAGATCAAGTATAACACAGGCATTAGAAAAGATAGAAGGTGTAAGAAAGATCAATGTAAAGATAGGAAAAAAGAATATTGTTCCTCGGATAAAACACATTATCGGCACGACTTCAGGAAAGGGTGGCGTGGGTAAGACCACGGTAAGTGTGAATATAGCTCTGGCGCTGGCTAAATTAGGCCAAAAAGTAGGTATCCTGGATACAGATATTTATGGACCAAATGTACCGAAAATGATGGGTATAGAAGAAGAAGCTATAAGATTAAACCAAGAGGATAAAGATAAAATGTTACCCGTGGAAAAAGAGGGGATTAAGGTGTTCTCCGTTGGCAACCTCATTCCTAAGGGAACGGCACTTATCTGGAGAGGACCATTAATTCATAAGACAATAGAACAATTCCTGGAAGATGTTACCTGGGGAGATTTAGACTTTTTGGTTGTAGATTTTCCTCCGGGGACAGGCGATGCCCAGCTGTCTATGGCACAACTGACCAAGGTAACAGGCGGTATTATTGTTACTACACCGCAGGATGTGGCTTTAATGGATGCTGCAAGGGCAGTAGATTTCTTTAAAAAACTCAAGATTCCTGTATTCGGTGTAATTGAGAACATGAGTTACTTTGTTTGTCCTCACTGTGGTGAAAAAGTGGATATATTCAGTCATGGTGGAGGAAAAAAACTCAGTATTCAGCTTTCCTTGCCATTCTTGGGAGAAATACCTATTGATACAGATATCAGAATAGGTAGCGATGAAGGAAAACCCATTGTGGTTAGCAAACCTGATTCATTGGGAGCTAAAGCCTTTATAAATGCAGCAAAAAAGATTATAGAAGAGATAAAAACCTTAGAAACATTATAAAAAAATGAAAATCTTTGATATCTTTAGAAAATCGCCGTTCCAATCCCTGCAGGAAATGATGAATAGCGGGAATGAGTGTGTTAAACTCATTCCCGCTATTTTTGACGCTTTTTTATCAGGGAAAGAGAAAGAAGTTCAAAGACTGGCAAAAGAAATCTCCGATAAGGAATATGAAACAGATATAATCAAAAATGAAATCAGGAGTTCT encodes:
- the secF gene encoding protein translocase subunit SecF; the encoded protein is MEFISPKVNIDFVKKMKMAAVISCIIIVIGIISLIAHGGPRWGIEFKGGTSIQVLFKKPVSAVSLRMSLKEAGFPKTKIQKIGRGNEFLIYSAKSSSGVKNVADGIKQALKSSYGSDFEIRKVDIIGPKISKDLKKKGITAMVIAVFAILVYVGLRFQFRFATGAVFALIHDVLITITVLSLFNFEFTLDIIAALLMIIGYSLNDTIVVFDRIRERVRMAKKISKKLAINRGINEVLSRTILTSLTTFFIILCLFFLGGGVIHGFAFALLIGILSGTYSSIFIASPMLLVFKGELLPPPKEINLQEKFKVSPD
- a CDS encoding sodium/proton-translocating pyrophosphatase, coding for MESMVFYAPLLGVIGLFIAWIIFTYVRKQPMGNPCMQEIAGLVRVGAAAFLKREYTALSIFI
- a CDS encoding NifB/NifX family molybdenum-iron cluster-binding protein; this translates as MILAFACDDEKGLDGVVAYHFGRCPYYTFVEVEEEKIKDVKVEETPFLDSHQMGDVPNYIAQHRANVIFTGGMGPKAQEYFSSLGVKPVIGVYGKVKDVLNSYLKGNITQEAIPKEIPSETTENDELKRLKKEVQFLKEKLLKLKEKEVSG
- a CDS encoding 2-C-methyl-D-erythritol 2,4-cyclodiphosphate synthase; the encoded protein is MSFKVGIGFDAHQFTEGRKLILGGVRIDHPLGLDGWSDADVLTHAICDALLGAAGMDDIGTHFPNVEQYKDTSSVMFLEEIRKMLDKKGFHICNIDATIIAQEPKISLYKKDMKENIAYTLKIKIDQINIKATTTDKMGFTGRGEGIAVLAIVGLGM
- the ispD gene encoding 2-C-methyl-D-erythritol 4-phosphate cytidylyltransferase, whose product is MVSVIIVAAGIGQRFREKKQFVKIELKPLIAYTVDRFNKNENIDEIIVVIGERDKTVMQQIIEKYDFNKVRKIISGGKRRIDSVYQGIKACSKDTSVCLVHDGVRPNVSERIINEIVKKAQRNAVICGIKPRDTVKMVEGSKMHTLNRKSLILSQTPQGFPFNLFLAAIKRAIEQDKDFTDDAAIWEWFYNGEIDIVEGDRMNIKITYKEDMELEKCLLKLV
- a CDS encoding Mrp/NBP35 family ATP-binding protein — translated: MKERIMDELKKVKFPEHTKDVVSLGIVEDVEIGENGEVTVKGSLGIEDEITSQKLRSSITQALEKIEGVRKINVKIGKKNIVPRIKHIIGTTSGKGGVGKTTVSVNIALALAKLGQKVGILDTDIYGPNVPKMMGIEEEAIRLNQEDKDKMLPVEKEGIKVFSVGNLIPKGTALIWRGPLIHKTIEQFLEDVTWGDLDFLVVDFPPGTGDAQLSMAQLTKVTGGIIVTTPQDVALMDAARAVDFFKKLKIPVFGVIENMSYFVCPHCGEKVDIFSHGGGKKLSIQLSLPFLGEIPIDTDIRIGSDEGKPIVVSKPDSLGAKAFINAAKKIIEEIKTLETL
- the yajC gene encoding preprotein translocase subunit YajC, whose translation is MGSIAGILPFVLIIVIFYLFLILPQQKQRKKHKEFVDSLKRGDKVIVSSGIYGTITKIEENTAHLEIADGVNIKILKNNITSKL
- a CDS encoding DUF2905 domain-containing protein, giving the protein MQGLGRLLIFVGIVVVVIGFLFVVFPKIPYIGKLPGDIYVKKDNFSFYFPLASCLILSIIVSLILYFLTKH
- the secD gene encoding protein translocase subunit SecD, whose translation is MQKSVLVRLIIIAIILILFVVYAIPTFVKNKSSLPSFFPEKIVHLGLDLKGGMHLVLGVDTEKAVETIVERAARQLRIQLDKEKIAYNEVTPKKAEISISLIDPLDKGKLLELIDRNYPHYTIVKETLPIVIKLDKKAVAKIHTDVVEQALSIIRNRVDQFGVAEPTILKYGKDNIIVELPGIKNPARAVRLIGKMARLELKLVDEKADITEALQGNLPEDDELLYQIKRDPYTGETEKIPMVVKRDTIISGEMLKSARVSFGQTLNQPHVTFDLNSEGAGIFAQFTGSHVGKRLAIVLDNIIYSAPVIQERIGGGTGQITGSFTTKEAHDLAIVLRSGSLPAPVNVLENITVGPSLGKDSIKKGAMSAFAGAVLVVLFMIFYYRASGLLADFALILNIIIIFGALAMFGATLTLPGLAGIALTIGMAVDANVLIFERIREELRIGRAIHDAINTGYKRATLTIFDANITTLIATLVLYQFGTGPIRGFAVTLSIGIIANMFTAIVVTKFIYDIVLMKFSPKKLSI
- a CDS encoding winged helix-turn-helix transcriptional regulator; translated protein: MRRGGCHLVFPRDQRGVLFFALASDQRLRIIQFLKSGEKHTYEIVNFLRLHPSVVSRHLSILYDVGIVMAKRERDGYIWSIGTDNVFKLLSCANEILQEKRKKEDNF
- a CDS encoding DUF5320 domain-containing protein; the protein is MPGGDRTGPLGLGARTGRGLGYCAGFGGPGFSACRGWGRGFGWRRSEAFYPPYNAPTPYRPPSSAEERDYVEREIKALREQITSLEKRLDELKKSEEK